The Echinicola jeungdonensis genome segment ATAATGTTGAGAAGCATCCACCAACACCTCATTATCAACATCCACAGAATCAAACTCGGTCCTTCCTACAAAGTAGCCATTCTCCTTTTTATCTATTAGGACTTTGAAGGTCTTGCCAACCTTTTCTTGGTTTAAATCAAAGGAAATTTGTTCTTGGATATCCATCAGGTGATTAGCCCTTTCCTGCTTCTCTTCTTCGGAAACATGATCATCCATTTGATAGGCATGGGTATCCTCCTCATGGGAGTAGGTAAATACCCCCATCCGCTCAAACTTCATCCGCTCCACAAAATCAACCATTTCCTGAAATTCTTTTTCCCCTTCTCCGGGATGTCCAGTAATCAGTGTGGTCCGGATAGCAATGCCCGGAACCTTTTCCCGAATTTTATGAATCAACTCTTCTTGTTTTTCTCTCGTAGTGCCCCTTCTCATGATCTTCAGCACATCACTAGAGCCATGTTGTAAAGGAATATCCAGATATTTGCAAATATTTGGATGATCCGCCATGACGTCTAAAATATCCATCGGAAAGCCGGTAGGGTAAGCATAATGCAAGCGCACCCAATCAATACCATTGACATCACCTAAGGCTTGCATAAGGTCTGCCAACCTTCGTTGTTTATAGATATCTAAGCCGTAATAAGTAGAATCCTGCGCAATCAACAATAATTCTTTAGTACCATTTGCAGCTTTATGTTCTGCCTCTTTCACCAATTCCTCAATGGGCTTGGAAACATGCCCACCCCTCATCAAAGGAATCGCACAGAAAGAACAAGGTCTATCACAACCTTCTGAGATTTTCATATAAGCATAATGGGAAGGATGGCTCAACAGCCTTTCACCCACCAACTCATGTTTATAGTCTGCCTTAAACTTTTTAAGCAAAGCAGGCAAATCCCTGGTTCCAAAGAAAGCATCCACCTGGGGGATTTCCTTTTCCAGGTCATCCTTATACCTCTGTGAAAGACATCCCGTCACATAAACCTTCTCCACCAGCCCTTTTTCTTTGGCATCGGCATACTGCAAAATAGTATCTATTGACTCCTGTTTGGCATTATCTATAAAGCCACAGGTATTGATGATCACTATATTGTTATCCTGCTGCTGGGATTCATGGGAAACTTCAACTCCATTTCCCTTAAGTTGGGTCAACATCACTTCAGAATCCACCAGATTTTTGGAGCATCCCATAGTGATGATATTAACCTTGTCTTTTTTTAATGTTCTCGCCTTCAAATCTTTTCTGCTTTGCTGCAAAAGTACAGAAATTTAATGGAAAGCTTAAGCCATTAAAGAATAAGTACTCCACCCAAAGAATAGCCAACCCCAAAAAAGGCCTTAATTGTACCTTAACTCATAATCTATTGAATGCAAACAAATACAATCCCCTTGGCTATTTTAATATTATCAAAACATTAATACCAAAACATGGATTTAAATTATTCATAACCAACCCAATTCAACAGCCGATATATAAATTGATACTTTTGAAACACGTACAGCAAACGATAATTTTTTCAACTCCTTGCTTTACTTTTAAAAAGGGCGCTGATGTGAATCAGCGTCTTTTTATTTGCTGTAGGTTTAGTCCTGGATCCTCCTGAATGAGCCTTGAAAAATTGATTGAAGAATAAAAAAATGCAATAAAAAAATCCCCAAGGAGCTAACCAAGGGGATTAAATATATTCAATAATGATTTTACAGCTTTTGCTTGAAAAGTGAGTCCACAAATTCTACCCGGTTAAAAATCTGTAGGTCGGTTACTTTTTCACCCACACCAATATATTTTACTGGAATTTTAAATTGGTCCGATATCCCTATCACCACACCACCTTTGGCTGTTCCATCCAGTTTGGTAATGGCCAGAGCATTGATTTCTGTTGCCTTAGTAAATTCCTTGGCCTGGATAAAAGCATTTTGACCGGTGGAACCATCCAACACCAATAAAATCTCATGTGGAGCTTCTGGG includes the following:
- the rimO gene encoding 30S ribosomal protein S12 methylthiotransferase RimO — encoded protein: MKARTLKKDKVNIITMGCSKNLVDSEVMLTQLKGNGVEVSHESQQQDNNIVIINTCGFIDNAKQESIDTILQYADAKEKGLVEKVYVTGCLSQRYKDDLEKEIPQVDAFFGTRDLPALLKKFKADYKHELVGERLLSHPSHYAYMKISEGCDRPCSFCAIPLMRGGHVSKPIEELVKEAEHKAANGTKELLLIAQDSTYYGLDIYKQRRLADLMQALGDVNGIDWVRLHYAYPTGFPMDILDVMADHPNICKYLDIPLQHGSSDVLKIMRRGTTREKQEELIHKIREKVPGIAIRTTLITGHPGEGEKEFQEMVDFVERMKFERMGVFTYSHEEDTHAYQMDDHVSEEEKQERANHLMDIQEQISFDLNQEKVGKTFKVLIDKKENGYFVGRTEFDSVDVDNEVLVDASQHYCRVGDFVQVKVNEATEFDLYGDVVG